One Festucalex cinctus isolate MCC-2025b chromosome 1, RoL_Fcin_1.0, whole genome shotgun sequence genomic region harbors:
- the LOC144000424 gene encoding uncharacterized protein LOC144000424, with the protein MAEAAKQPKKRRVLSEDTKRRKRESGRIKGQSRINIGPAFSRWRDLKDDEGFPTDAALALFLLDYYQQSNSKANKQHLQPPQPIVSSIKKESDLVSEDLKVDVQIPEKAIKTEEVGVLEARTHMEHYVEWCRTVGE; encoded by the exons ATGGCAGAAGCTGCAAAGCAACCAAAGAAACGAAGGGTTTTGTCAGAGgacacaaaaagaagaaaaagggaaTCTGGCCggataaaaggacagtcaagAATAAACATCGGCCCGGCTTTCTCTCGGTGGCGTGATCTCAAAGACGACGAGGGATTTCCGACCGACGCTGCCTTGGCTCTGTTCCTGCTGGACTA CTATCAACAAAGCAACAGCAAAGCAAACAAGCAACACCTCCAACCACCACAGCCTATAGTTTCCAGCATAAAAAAAGAGTCGGACCTTGTTAG TGAAGATCTGAAAGTCGATGTCCAAATCCCAGAAAAAGCCATTAAGACAGAAGAAGTTGGCGTGTTAGAGGCCAG GACTCACATGGAACACTATGTTGAGTGGTGCAGGACAGTAGGGGAATGA